In Rana temporaria unplaced genomic scaffold, aRanTem1.1, whole genome shotgun sequence, the genomic window TTGCAAGTGTTTAGCAGAGGCCGAGCCACGGGGCGTGTTTTTTAGGTGTTCAGCAAAATGTATAAGTACCCACACTGCCATGTAGTAATTGCTCATTTTGTCTGTTCAGCAGCAAATGACTTCGAAGGGCAAGACCTCCGGCAGCAGATATAACTATTcgtctagaagtcaccagagtaCCTCTCACTCCGGCAAAATCCAATCTTTCAAAATACCCAAACTCCCCGCACGAAACCCAgcacaagaaaaaagagaaagctcTGTGGGCCCAGCCAACCGTGTGGTGAAAAAGTACGAAAAGCAGAGGTCCTCTTTCATCTTACCACCGGGCGTTGAGAGCCAAAGGCTACTGAACCTGAAAAAACAATTAAAAGTAACATCAGCCGCAGCCCTAAAAAAACAAAGAGCCATGGCCGCAGAAAGATCCCGCGCTCCTAAGCAAGACTCAGAGTCTGAACTCGAGGAACAGGAGGTGTCCGACGTCGAGTATGTGATGGAAGAAAATGCACGCTCTAGGTCGGAAACCCAAAAGACCAAACGCAGAATCAGCTCTACCTCTCAAAGCCCTGAGCCACAGCCCAAGACCCGTAACCGGTCCACCTCAGAATCCAGTTCACGCTCGTCAACCTCTAAGCCCAGGGTCCGCAAGAGAAGCATTTCTCCCAAGCCCAGGTCTCGCTCTCCCAAGTCCACCAAGAGGCGTGCGAGGAAGAGCAGGTCACGCTCCGCTGTCCGCAGACCTGCCCCCTCCACCCAAGCCAGAGTGTCTAAAAAGCACACCAGGTCCAAGAGCATGGAAAGGGCGTACGAACGCAACACTGAGAGAAGCAGGAGCTCATATtcggaggaggagagagaaagatcCCCCCCTCCTGTTAAAAAGACTTTGAAACTTAAACACACCTCGCCCGAGTCTAGGATGATACAGGAAATCAATGCTTTAGGAGAGGTCGCCTGCAAGATGATGGAAAGCCTAAAGACGGAAGGCAATCAAGCAGTCAGGATGAAAGATTTTGAAAATGACATTAAAGTATTTTACAACATTGCCTACCCGGACAAGAATCTAATACCCCTCAACCTTAATTACCCAGACCTCTTTAAACTGCTGGTGGAacagtacaaaaaagaaaaagaagaactgAAGCAGTTTGAAGAAGCCTGCAAGCTTTTCCACAAGTCCTACGCCACGCAGCCTAAGGAGCAACCCACGCACTCCGACCTGCTGAAAACCATTAAGGCGGCCACTGTCAAAAGATTCCAAAAAGCTAAGGCCTCCGAAACAGATTACAAACAAGGACATGCCACTTACACGGCTACCGCAGCCCCAGGCACCTCAGTCTCCACTTCTCACCAGGTGCAAGGCTCCAGGCCCACAACCTCCAGCCTCTGTTCCACAGGCGAAGAGACAGAGCACGAGACGGCAGCAAACTTCTTAGACCTGAGAGACGATAAGGAAAAACCCGTCAAAAAGAGCAAAAGCAAGCTCTCATGGGACAACCTGGTGTTGCCAACTGTTTCTGTATTGCAGAAACAAAGACTGGAACTTCAGCGTCTTGATCGAAGTTGCCGCGTTGAGGAAGACGTGCGTGGTATAGGCGCCAGTATGTCATACAATCTGCCATCCCTGTCACGTAACACTTTCGTTGCCAATACGGTTTCGGCTCCAAAGTCCCGCACGGTCTTCTTTCTTACTTTTGCAAAACAAGAACTCCTGACCGAAAACCACCAGCTATGCCTGAACGAAGCCTTGGTTTTCAAACAGCACCTCTTTGAACTCTTTCTCTTTCTGACAAAGTATACGGGGGGCGGCATCTATCAGATTATGCTAGAGCCGGTGGTTCTCCAGGACCAAGAAGAAAAACTGAACCCCCACCTCACATATGAAATGTCGACTGGAGTGCTGTTTCTTTTTGTACTGCCCAGATGCAAGAGTTTGGAAACACTCCCTTTCGACGTCCAGCTGTTCAACGCCAAGCAGCAGAAGGTGATAGCGGGGGCTAAAAAGTCCAATCTTCCCCACGTGCAGAACGCGGCCGACAAAGCGGAAAAGGCTATGAACTCAAGCGCCATGGAAAACAACACAATAGAGTACAGGCTGAACGAAGATCAGACGTTGGGCAACGCTAAACACACGCTAGTCAAGGCCATCAAGAAGCTGATATGCCACAACATGGGCCTAATCACTATGAAAGACTTGATGCTCAAAGGCTCAGGCGAGACCCTGTTCCCCCACATAAACTTTGCCACCAATTATTTCAAGCACACGGGGGCCTCGGCCTTACCCAAGAAAATCTCTTTCAGGCAATCCGCCCAGCAGAACTTTTCCTTTCCTAAAAACTTTGGCGTCCGGTACATCACAGAGATAGCCTGGCGTTACTTCATCTACAGAGACGCATGCCTGGCCAAAGAGTCCGCTACCATCAACGACTGCAACATGAACGACGATCCTCTGCCCGGCACCTGCGAACTCTGCCTGGCCCGCACGCTGTGGAGGTTTCACGTCTCTAACATGAACGGCTGTCCGATCCTCCAGTCTTTCAGGCGCTCTACGGCCGAGGGCGCTCTGACTCGGCTCCTAGATGGGCTGGCTGACTGCGAACCCGACAGCACGGCTTTTAAACTGcaagggagcagtgaaattatgATCTTCAAGCTCGAGACCATGGAACTGTTCCCTTCCCAGTACCGCAATGTAGAGCTGCCGTGCTTACGTCCCTTTACAGACGACTGAAAGGATATGAGCCATTGTGACTCCATTTTGTATTGAGTATCCATCTTAGATTCATCTTGTCAAGACATTATTTCTATTTCTCTGTTCCAGCCTGTTCTAAGTAACCGTTTGTTTATAGAACATAGCTTGTTATTTGACCTTTAACGCTTATCCTATGTTTTGGAGTTTATAGACAGAGTTCTGTGTTAAAGACGCATTTCAGTGTATTGTTATGAGAACATGTATGCTGATAAACTTGTTGTTGCGCTAAGACCATATTAGCACTTCCACCGAATGTATGACCAGGTTAACCTTTATGTTTTGTAATCGCTTTGTAGAAACATTATAAAAGCCATGAATAAAGATATATCATTAGATCATTTCCCTGAACTTGACTCAGTGTGCAATTTACTGGTTCAGAAGTGATCTCCAGCGCTGTGCTTGGATATGAGGAACAACGGGGTCCGGTCGTGAGAGTACTTAACCCTAACAACTGGCGTAGTTTCGGCAGCATGATGGCGGCAATATTCAAGGTATGTGTTTAAATCTATTTTTACCTTACCATGACATATTGCTCGCGATTGTGTGAAGTTTTTAACCTGTGTGGGGAAGGGAAAGTACAGTTAAGTGTTTAGGAAACACTAACAAACAAGACTTGTAAAAGAGTTTTTGCATAGTCCTAGGTGACTAAGGAAGTGTTTTGGAAACACAAAGCGTTTTTGGAAAACGCATGAAGTGTTTTTTAAacacataggggctgatttactatgctctgtgcgctgcgctggttcatgcgttaattagtactccgggtgaagccttaattaggcgcatgaaccagcgtagcagccggcgcattgaaagtaatatgtaaagccgcgccgaactccctatagaagtctatgggagaaatcaaaagtgttcatattaaaggctaatctgcaagtattgtcctaaaaagtgtttggggacctcagtcctgccccaggggacatgtatcaagttttttttttattttttaaaacggccgtttttttgggagcagtgaaaatAATAATTCTtaacctcctcatgtacatttacgtcggcagaatggcacggacaggcacaatcacgtacctgtacgtcctctgctagacgtgggtggggggtccaatcgggaccccccccccggtacatgcggaggtcgggtccgctcggggagcgatccgggacgacggcgcggctataaacaaatatatatatgtttatagccactccgtcgcgatcgctccccggagctgaagaacggggagagccgtgtgtaaacacggcttccccgtgcttcactgtgtcggcgcatcgatcgcgtcatcccctttataggggagacacgatcaatgacgtcattcctacagccacacacccctacactagtaaacacatacacagtgatccctaactcctacagcgccccttgtgtttaactcccaaactgcaactgtcattttcacaataaagaatgcaatttaaatgcattttttgctgtgaaaatgacaattgtcccaaaaatgtgtcaaaattgtccgaagtgtccgccataatgtcgcagtcacgaaaaaaatcgctgatcgccgccattagtagtaaaaaaaataaaaaaaataaaaatgcaaaaaaactatcccctattttgtaaacgctataaatgttgcgcaaaccaaccgataaacgattattgcaattttttttttaccaaaaataggtagaagaatacgtatcggcctaaactgaggaaaaaaacattttttagattgtttttttcttgaaaagcctgtggcgtgcaaaacacaacccaaaaactccacccggtgcagggaaaaatgtgcacacacataaagagtgacatcacaaaaaactgcgacgggtgcaaacgtcagtggtcctccgaagaggacccgtctctgatcccccggggcgttaggctcctggcagggactagagtaactgtggtccatacagccaaagccatatggacccatcttggtccaagcagctgaagccacaaggacccaacatcctcagagggactgccgaaacagaaccctcctcggtgaggctcccccgaagggagaccccatgagagccggtgaacctaaccagaaggccgagtccaccaactcccaagactttcagagaccggcccgaggaccagcaccctactcgccacacataaagtgcaagcaccacaaaaaaaagtgacaaacaaaacacacggggaaaaataataaaagaaagtggggaaaaggaagatgggaaggtgaggaaagtgaccaatgtgaaatacattggccggccctccggccaggataaaaattccactggtcctagccaaaaggcccggcccaagcggcaggtgtgaaaagtgtgttgtggagatcagtgacctgaaggtgccacacgatgagtgcccctcaaacactcgtgcaatgtatggcacccctggactgccactccaggggcacaatctccacgggcttttcaacggtccctagcccccggtTGTTGtggaaaa contains:
- the LOC120922493 gene encoding uncharacterized protein LOC120922493, producing the protein MTSKGKTSGSRYNYSSRSHQSTSHSGKIQSFKIPKLPARNPAQEKRESSVGPANRVVKKYEKQRSSFILPPGVESQRLLNLKKQLKVTSAAALKKQRAMAAERSRAPKQDSESELEEQEVSDVEYVMEENARSRSETQKTKRRISSTSQSPEPQPKTRNRSTSESSSRSSTSKPRVRKRSISPKPRSRSPKSTKRRARKSRSRSAVRRPAPSTQARVSKKHTRSKSMERAYERNTERSRSSYSEEERERSPPPVKKTLKLKHTSPESRMIQEINALGEVACKMMESLKTEGNQAVRMKDFENDIKVFYNIAYPDKNLIPLNLNYPDLFKLLVEQYKKEKEELKQFEEACKLFHKSYATQPKEQPTHSDLLKTIKAATVKRFQKAKASETDYKQGHATYTATAAPGTSVSTSHQVQGSRPTTSSLCSTGEETEHETAANFLDLRDDKEKPVKKSKSKLSWDNLVLPTVSVLQKQRLELQRLDRSCRVEEDVRGIGASMSYNLPSLSRNTFVANTVSAPKSRTVFFLTFAKQELLTENHQLCLNEALVFKQHLFELFLFLTKYTGGGIYQIMLEPVVLQDQEEKLNPHLTYEMSTGVLFLFVLPRCKSLETLPFDVQLFNAKQQKVIAGAKKSNLPHVQNAADKAEKAMNSSAMENNTIEYRLNEDQTLGNAKHTLVKAIKKLICHNMGLITMKDLMLKGSGETLFPHINFATNYFKHTGASALPKKISFRQSAQQNFSFPKNFGVRYITEIAWRYFIYRDACLAKESATINDCNMNDDPLPGTCELCLARTLWRFHVSNMNGCPILQSFRRSTAEGALTRLLDGLADCEPDSTAFKLQGSSEIMIFKLETMELFPSQYRNVELPCLRPFTDD